From a region of the SAR324 cluster bacterium genome:
- a CDS encoding undecaprenyl-phosphate glucose phosphotransferase: MLKHHNQIPATILAVVDLILANLAWACAYWSRFYWFNYPETWIPPEMPYIQAGGAVSLLTLISFGFNGVYRPQHLTRLVSEIFRLIKGMIGLQVFILSIAFFYREFSFSRLHLIHFIAYFTLFLIISRFIARWILTILHQQGVHILNILLIGSSDAGLNFAQKIRQYRSVGLELKGYVRLNPSDQLKFESNISLLGTVEELPQIIKQYEIDQVFIALTADEHSHMPLIRELLYDQLVDIKLIPDIGVFKTLRSDVDTFEEIPIVTLIESPMVGWNRIVKQSVDYLGSIVAILLFSPVMLIIAVMTKITSPGPVFYKQERMGLDGVTFQTLKFRTMRIDAEKETGAVWASKDDDRCTPFGSFLRRSSLDELPQLFNVLKGEMSLVGPRPERPVFIDEFKKRIPNYMLRHKVKAGITGWAQINGWRGNTSLEKRIEYDLFYIEHWSVWFDIRILCITAVKGFIHPNAY, encoded by the coding sequence GTGCTGAAACATCATAACCAGATACCCGCAACCATACTGGCCGTAGTGGATCTGATCCTGGCTAATCTGGCTTGGGCTTGTGCGTATTGGTCCAGATTTTACTGGTTTAACTATCCTGAAACCTGGATACCTCCTGAAATGCCCTATATTCAGGCTGGTGGGGCGGTGTCCTTGCTGACACTGATTTCCTTTGGCTTCAATGGAGTCTACCGTCCTCAGCATCTCACCCGATTGGTATCTGAAATATTCAGACTGATCAAAGGGATGATCGGATTGCAGGTTTTTATCCTTTCAATCGCCTTTTTTTATAGGGAATTTTCTTTTTCCAGACTGCATTTAATTCATTTTATTGCGTATTTTACCCTGTTTCTGATTATTTCCCGTTTTATTGCGCGCTGGATATTGACGATTTTGCATCAACAGGGTGTTCATATTCTGAATATTCTGTTGATTGGGTCCTCTGATGCCGGATTGAATTTCGCACAGAAAATCCGACAATATCGTTCGGTAGGACTGGAACTGAAAGGTTATGTAAGATTGAATCCCTCAGATCAACTAAAATTTGAGTCCAATATTTCCTTGCTGGGAACAGTGGAGGAACTTCCTCAAATTATTAAGCAGTATGAAATTGATCAAGTTTTTATCGCCTTGACGGCAGATGAGCATTCACATATGCCGTTGATCCGTGAATTGCTGTATGATCAACTGGTCGATATTAAGCTGATTCCGGATATCGGTGTGTTCAAAACATTACGAAGTGATGTGGATACGTTTGAGGAAATTCCGATTGTCACCTTGATTGAGAGTCCAATGGTGGGCTGGAATCGGATTGTCAAACAATCTGTGGATTATCTGGGAAGCATCGTTGCGATTTTGTTGTTTTCACCGGTGATGCTGATCATTGCCGTGATGACTAAAATAACTTCACCGGGGCCTGTTTTTTATAAGCAGGAACGCATGGGACTGGATGGGGTTACCTTTCAGACTCTGAAATTCCGGACTATGAGGATTGATGCCGAAAAAGAAACAGGCGCGGTTTGGGCTTCAAAGGATGATGACCGCTGTACGCCGTTTGGCTCATTTTTACGGCGTAGCAGTCTGGATGAACTGCCACAGTTATTTAATGTGTTAAAAGGTGAAATGAGTCTGGTTGGACCTCGTCCGGAGAGACCCGTTTTTATTGATGAATTTAAAAAAAGAATTCCTAACTATATGCTGAGGCATAAAGTCAAGGCTGGTATCACAGGATGGGCTCAAATCAACGGTTGGCGTGGTAACACCTCCCTGGAAAAACGTATTGAATATGATTTGTTTTATATTGAACACTGGTCAGTCTGGTTTGATATTCGTATTCTATGTATCACTGCTGTCAAAGGGTTTATCCATCCTAATGCCTACTGA
- a CDS encoding cytochrome c-type biogenesis protein CcmH, with product MSMLSFMMRTKLFYMGLFLLLAHQVWALTPDELELEVQRISNELRCPTCQGLSVQESSTGFSLKIREKVAELIQEGQSDEQIEAYFVKRYGEWILRAPPKAGFNLILWFLPGVGIVAGLFLVWLRSRYWVQKTKIDPTAAPLTPEEQKLLDKDLKEFNKSEDLSLL from the coding sequence ATGTCTATGTTATCCTTTATGATGAGAACAAAATTATTTTATATGGGGCTGTTCCTGTTGCTTGCTCACCAGGTATGGGCTCTTACGCCTGATGAACTGGAACTTGAGGTTCAAAGAATTTCAAATGAGTTGCGATGTCCCACATGCCAGGGGTTGTCCGTTCAGGAATCTTCAACAGGTTTTTCATTGAAAATTCGTGAGAAAGTCGCTGAGCTTATTCAGGAAGGACAGTCTGACGAACAAATCGAAGCCTATTTTGTAAAACGGTATGGTGAATGGATTTTGAGAGCTCCACCTAAAGCGGGCTTTAATCTGATTCTGTGGTTTTTACCTGGGGTTGGTATTGTCGCAGGGTTGTTTCTGGTATGGCTCCGCAGTCGTTATTGGGTTCAAAAAACGAAAATTGATCCAACTGCGGCACCTCTCACACCAGAAGAGCAAAAGTTATTGGACAAGGATTTAAAAGAATTCAATAAATCTGAGGACTTATCGTTGCTTTAG
- a CDS encoding redoxin domain-containing protein, whose translation MIFKKWQFWLVMAGISGMVAMFVFGFMTDPKKVPSPLIGKPAPDFELTSLMESGSKIKLSELKGTPVIVNFWASWCVECRQEAPILERFHKQFGDKVRVLGIAIQDSPDRSIAFARKFGKTYFLGLDDSGNISLDYGLYGVPETFFINPEGTIVFKQIGGLTPELLQFKLNEMLKSES comes from the coding sequence ATGATATTCAAAAAATGGCAGTTTTGGTTGGTGATGGCCGGTATCAGCGGGATGGTCGCAATGTTTGTATTCGGATTTATGACGGATCCCAAAAAAGTTCCTTCTCCACTGATCGGAAAACCGGCTCCTGATTTTGAACTGACAAGTTTGATGGAGTCTGGAAGTAAGATAAAGTTGAGTGAATTGAAAGGAACTCCGGTTATTGTTAATTTCTGGGCCTCATGGTGCGTTGAATGTCGTCAGGAAGCGCCAATTCTGGAACGCTTTCATAAGCAATTCGGAGACAAGGTCAGGGTTCTGGGGATTGCAATTCAGGATTCTCCTGATCGCAGTATCGCGTTTGCCCGCAAGTTTGGAAAAACGTATTTCCTGGGTCTGGATGATTCTGGTAATATTTCTCTGGATTACGGGCTCTATGGCGTTCCGGAAACGTTTTTTATTAATCCGGAGGGGACGATTGTGTTTAAACAGATTGGTGGTCTTACTCCGGAATTGTTGCAATTCAAATTGAATGAAATGTTAAAAAGTGAGTCGTGA
- a CDS encoding heme lyase CcmF/NrfE family subunit produces the protein MATFGYIMMVAALAVSLYGTLVPHIGVRTNNWNLIRSVQIGSILNFILVSLASGALIYCLVVSDFSVEYVWHHSSTDLPIFYKVTAFWGGMDGSLLLWALVQSCFTMIVAYRYQYSNREILPYVLLTLNVMMTFLLFLLVGWSNPLAIQTMVPIEGRGLNPLLQHPAMVAHPPSLYLGYIGLSVPFAFAMGAMMRGKVDNQWVMTTRRWTLVSWYFLSLGLILGGQWAYEELGWGGYWAWDPVENAAFMPWLVASAFLHSVMIQEKRNMLKVWNIVLVIIAYALSVLGTFITRSGVLNSVHAFAQSEIGPAFLVFLAIMLIFAFTLLFMRMQMLESEHKMESVLCKENAFLAQNIIFVGMAFTVLLGTTFPLLAEAIRGTKLSIQAPFFNTIITPLGCILALLMGVGTLLAWRRSSLESLKRNFLMPILVAIVLTAISSIWAGGHPLALIVIWITMFVTATIMIELGNATRIKSKQMSTNYLSGLVYVIMRNRRRYGGLIIHLGMVFMFIGLTGRLFTVEKDITLEKDQKIAIGQYELVFKGVEEFQVRNATHRAASIEVWEDGKMTEILKPAKSFYPTQPDPLTEVAIRRSLMEDLYLVFSSENATENSSVTLKIFINPLVLWAWMSLPCFTLGIGICLSYRPKSLVQHESVMRSQYISSTV, from the coding sequence ATGGCAACTTTTGGATATATCATGATGGTTGCGGCACTGGCTGTGTCACTGTATGGCACACTGGTTCCGCATATTGGGGTGAGAACCAATAACTGGAATTTGATCAGATCTGTTCAGATCGGGAGTATTCTTAATTTTATTCTGGTAAGTCTGGCGAGCGGGGCCTTGATTTATTGTCTGGTGGTCAGTGATTTCAGCGTGGAATATGTCTGGCACCATTCCAGCACGGATTTACCCATTTTCTATAAAGTGACCGCATTTTGGGGGGGAATGGATGGTTCACTCTTGCTTTGGGCACTTGTTCAAAGCTGTTTCACCATGATTGTTGCCTATCGCTATCAATATTCTAATCGTGAAATCCTGCCCTATGTTCTGCTGACCCTGAATGTGATGATGACATTTTTACTGTTTTTACTGGTGGGTTGGTCGAATCCTCTTGCGATCCAAACCATGGTTCCGATAGAAGGCCGTGGACTCAATCCATTGCTTCAGCATCCTGCCATGGTGGCACATCCGCCATCGCTTTATTTGGGATACATTGGACTGAGCGTGCCCTTTGCTTTCGCCATGGGGGCAATGATGCGTGGAAAAGTGGATAATCAATGGGTTATGACCACTCGTCGATGGACCTTAGTGTCATGGTATTTTTTATCTCTTGGACTGATCCTCGGCGGGCAATGGGCTTATGAGGAATTGGGTTGGGGAGGATACTGGGCCTGGGATCCTGTTGAAAACGCGGCCTTCATGCCCTGGCTGGTCGCATCAGCGTTTTTGCATTCAGTGATGATTCAGGAAAAACGAAACATGCTTAAAGTCTGGAATATTGTACTGGTGATCATTGCTTATGCCTTGAGTGTTCTTGGGACATTTATCACACGCTCTGGTGTTCTTAATTCAGTCCATGCGTTTGCTCAATCAGAAATTGGACCAGCATTTCTGGTATTCCTGGCTATCATGCTAATTTTTGCGTTCACGCTGTTGTTCATGCGTATGCAAATGCTGGAATCAGAGCATAAAATGGAATCTGTCTTGTGCAAGGAAAACGCGTTTCTGGCACAGAATATTATCTTTGTCGGAATGGCGTTCACTGTCCTTCTGGGAACAACGTTCCCCTTGCTGGCTGAAGCGATCCGGGGAACAAAGCTGTCAATTCAGGCTCCATTCTTCAATACCATAATCACACCGCTGGGATGTATACTGGCATTGCTGATGGGAGTGGGGACCCTTCTGGCCTGGCGGCGTTCAAGTCTGGAAAGCCTTAAACGTAATTTTTTAATGCCCATCTTGGTGGCGATCGTGTTGACTGCGATTTCGTCAATTTGGGCTGGAGGCCACCCGTTGGCGTTGATTGTTATATGGATCACGATGTTTGTTACCGCAACCATTATGATTGAGTTAGGCAATGCGACACGCATCAAATCGAAACAGATGTCTACTAATTATCTGTCAGGATTGGTGTATGTGATTATGCGCAATAGACGTCGTTATGGCGGCTTGATCATTCATTTGGGGATGGTTTTCATGTTCATCGGCTTGACCGGTCGGTTGTTCACGGTCGAGAAGGACATCACTCTGGAAAAAGACCAAAAAATTGCGATTGGTCAATATGAACTGGTATTTAAAGGGGTTGAGGAATTTCAGGTAAGAAACGCGACTCATCGTGCCGCCTCTATTGAAGTTTGGGAGGATGGCAAAATGACTGAGATACTCAAACCTGCCAAAAGTTTTTATCCTACTCAACCTGATCCTCTCACGGAAGTCGCGATTCGCAGAAGCCTGATGGAAGACCTTTATCTGGTTTTTTCCAGTGAAAACGCTACTGAAAATTCATCAGTGACACTTAAAATATTTATCAATCCTCTCGTCCTTTGGGCATGGATGAGTCTTCCCTGCTTCACTCTAGGCATTGGAATCTGCTTGTCATATCGCCCTAAAAGTCTGGTTCAACATGAATCAGTCATGCGTTCTCAATACATATCCAGCACGGTGTGA
- the ubiE gene encoding bifunctional demethylmenaquinone methyltransferase/2-methoxy-6-polyprenyl-1,4-benzoquinol methylase UbiE: MTYQMPEIETKAVYVQQKFGEIAEKYDLFNDLITMGMHRWWKRFMVRQTGIGRNATCLDLCCGTGDIAQYLLNEAPDGQVYGMDFSSAMLFHASQRYKTGMAHPQLLQGDAMKLPFADNRFDAVTVGFGLRNVSNLSGALKEILRVLTPGGVLVSLDVGKVNVPLIKQIFHWFFFNIVPRIGKWLMPGQEMFDYLPHSALEYPGQEQLKRLMLGLGFKQVDVHNFMFGSSTIHVAYKSSSEQ, encoded by the coding sequence ATGACCTATCAGATGCCGGAAATAGAGACAAAAGCTGTTTATGTACAACAGAAATTTGGAGAGATCGCGGAAAAGTATGATCTGTTCAATGATTTGATCACAATGGGAATGCATCGCTGGTGGAAACGGTTCATGGTGAGGCAGACCGGAATTGGTCGGAATGCCACATGTCTCGATTTATGCTGTGGGACTGGAGACATTGCCCAATATCTGTTGAATGAAGCTCCAGATGGACAGGTTTATGGGATGGATTTTTCTTCAGCAATGCTGTTTCATGCGTCACAGCGTTATAAAACGGGAATGGCGCATCCGCAATTATTACAGGGCGATGCCATGAAACTGCCCTTTGCGGATAATCGGTTTGATGCGGTTACAGTCGGGTTCGGTCTTAGAAATGTATCCAATCTTTCAGGAGCTTTGAAAGAAATTCTGAGGGTACTCACGCCAGGTGGTGTGCTGGTGAGTCTGGATGTGGGAAAAGTCAATGTTCCTTTAATTAAGCAAATCTTTCACTGGTTTTTTTTCAATATTGTTCCCAGGATAGGCAAATGGTTGATGCCAGGGCAGGAAATGTTTGATTATCTGCCACATTCAGCACTTGAGTACCCCGGTCAGGAACAACTCAAACGTTTGATGCTAGGCCTGGGATTCAAACAGGTGGATGTTCATAATTTCATGTTTGGTTCTTCTACCATTCATGTCGCGTATAAATCCTCTTCGGAGCAATAG
- a CDS encoding histidine phosphatase family protein, whose product MLNVSSLQRLFLIRHGHTFDPALETIVPGQEAVLTSKGHEQAKLIAEFLNAHIRMDAIFCSGMQRTLQTAQPLADLQNLSVTSIPELNELPVDVPQPPTYRQIIQAYLTLTEDLTCLPYNEVQLADGVSFRDVYQNYLSGIQKILSSNHKNIVVYAHGGTNMILLCHFMGLPFQNMMSLYQENCAINIIDCLPPHHFVIRQINYTHWDPLKKLSEIGSKNSQSV is encoded by the coding sequence ATGCTCAATGTTTCCTCGTTACAAAGGCTGTTTCTGATCAGGCATGGACATACGTTTGATCCTGCCCTGGAAACCATTGTACCAGGGCAAGAGGCCGTTTTAACCAGTAAAGGTCATGAGCAGGCAAAATTAATCGCGGAGTTTTTAAATGCCCATATCCGCATGGATGCTATCTTTTGTAGTGGGATGCAACGGACACTTCAAACAGCGCAACCGCTGGCGGATTTACAAAACTTGTCTGTGACATCAATCCCCGAACTCAATGAATTGCCAGTGGATGTCCCTCAACCGCCTACGTATCGCCAAATTATCCAGGCCTATTTGACGCTCACAGAAGATTTAACCTGCTTGCCTTACAATGAAGTTCAACTGGCGGATGGCGTGAGTTTCAGGGATGTTTACCAAAATTATTTGTCTGGAATTCAAAAAATTCTCTCATCCAACCACAAAAATATTGTGGTTTACGCGCATGGCGGAACAAATATGATCTTGCTGTGTCATTTCATGGGACTTCCGTTTCAGAATATGATGTCACTCTATCAGGAAAATTGTGCGATCAATATTATTGATTGCCTTCCCCCGCATCACTTTGTAATTCGTCAAATCAACTATACTCATTGGGATCCGCTTAAAAAATTATCAGAAATAGGGTCTAAAAATAGTCAGTCTGTATAA